In the genome of Peromyscus eremicus chromosome 1, PerEre_H2_v1, whole genome shotgun sequence, the window AACTCAGTTACTCAAATGCCCACAGACTTGAAATTTGGATATTAAAACATCAGTTTGCTGTTGCTCCTCTTTTCACAACCCAAAACAAGAAGCCCTCTACAAGAATATTAACTTCTCACTATGCCCCTCTATACACCCATttccaaaaagggaaaaaatattcTGCATTCATATAAAGCCCCCGTGGACAGCAGAATTTGAGGTGTAAATATGCAGAGGCCATCAAACACCTCTCAAATTGCTCTTGTAACTAACTAAATTTAGGAGATATTTTACCAGCCCAGTGACCAGGGTCTAGGATTCCCAAAAGAAAACCAAGTGCAGGTGAACTCTGAGAAACAATCATAAACTGGTTTAGTCACCAGGACCCTCACATTACTGGGAACAAATACACTGTCACTCTCTtggaaaagaacacaaaaagtGGGAATCCAGGTTATTGTCTCACCTGCAGCCTCTGTCAAACCACTCTGGGTTCAGGTCTTTGGTGGATCCTGCCGGTATGAGCATTCATCCTGTGCAGCAGCTGTTTCCTGAAAGAGGAGGATCAGTTCAGAGGTGCAGTGCTCTCACCCACCTTCAAGAGactgttctgtcctctgcagaCTGAGTGTCTGAAAGAGACCACCTCACGTATGCAGGTAGGATGCATCTGTGGTCCTGGCTGCTGCATGGGGACTCACTGGCTAATCGGGCCTACAACCGTAATATGGCTCCAAAGTtgacagcaccccccccccaagatgGATGCTGAATGTTCTCTGAGCTCATCCCCCAAGAGAATGACAGGATCATGTCACAAGAAGGAACAGTGACAGTTATGCCGAGGGAGTTGATATCACCTCTGAAAAACACTTGTTCACATTAATAAgcaagaaaaactttaaaatgagTAGTGAGCAGCGCAGAGGGGCAATTTTGAAGTGTAAAGTCACTCTTCTCTCCTGTGATATcagaagctgagagttcacatagGATAACCAGACAGCCATTGCATTCTAGAGAGCAGAGACTGAGGGCAAAGGGTGAAGTTGAAAGTTCGCTCTACTGTGCTGATGCATCATTATGAAAATGTCacttacattctaagagactggaagtTTTGCTGGATCCCACAGCCAGAGTTAATGCACCTTGAGTTCATTAAGATTTAAGACTGCTATCCTGCTGTGCGCTCAGTCTGTTTTTTAAACCTGCCTTTAAGGGAACAATGTAACAACCAACTGTACTTGCCTTGGATTTCTTATATAATCAGCTTTTAAaacctaagctaatgcatagctTTCATCTTAGAATATGTAGTCTTCCATCCCCCTGATCTAGAGTCATGCAGGTGTGGGTGTATGTTATGGCATTAAATGCTGCAAAGAGCAAGTAGTTTGAATGCAACCTTATAAAGCAAATATCTACCATAAATGTTGAAAGGCCCATGATTGTAGGCTGATAGATCTGTGTGTAGTGATGTTTGCAGCACTATTTGTTATCTGGGTCGGTTGAGGGCCACTGGAGTCGgtaacttgtagctagagttttcctgcctggcccatggttagggcaaatctctctcacctgccagtcccacagctgctcagacccaaccaagtaaacacagagacttatattggttacaaactgtatggccgtggcaggcttcttgctatctgttcttacagcttaaattaatccatttctattaatctataccttaccacgtggctcgtggcttaccggcatcttcacatgttgtttgtcattgtggcggctgacagtgtctctctgactcagccttccacttcccagctttattctcctccttatcccacctatacttcctgcctagccacgggccaatcagtgatttatttattgaccaataaatcagcaacacacttgacatacagaccatcccacagcagtaactTAATCTCTTGTAAAGCTCTTTTAAACATTTCTGTAAAGcatccctcattccttcctccatgtgaaGCTTCCATGCTGTTCAATAAATGCACAACAAAGTCTTTTgtaagacacacacagacacacacagagatagggACTCAGAGATGCACAAGTAATCAGTCAGGCAGGCACTGATTCAGACTCGCATGACAAACAGGCAGAGAATGatggaagaaataaaacattcaaatCTGGGCCTGTGCTCTTAGTTAAATATTCATGGAAAATGCTTCTTAATGTGACCCTGACACATTTTGAGTACTTTGGGTATATTATTAATGCATTCAAACTAACTGCTTCTTTATAGTCTCTTTTCAAAATTTATCTGACAATTTTTTCCATAGATGCCTTATGAAATTTGCTTGTCATTGGATGTAGTAGCAAAATCCTTTAATCTCATTACCCAGGATGCAAATGCATATGAGTTggtggccaggctggtctacatagtaagttccagggcagatAGGGGCTACACATAAAATCCAAGgtttttattaaatcatttttTCACAAAGGAGATGGCTATGTGATTAAGTGCTTCCTGAATGAGCATGAGGATATGAGttggaatcacacacacacacacacacacacacacactcatgcacaagcCATGGAGGTAATGTGTGTCCATAACCCCGTTGCTAGGGTATCAGAGATAAGAATCCCCAGGGGATTACTGGCTGCCCAGTCTAGCCTAAAGGgagaactccaggttcagggagaaacGCTGCCTCAAAAAATCAGGTTTAGAGTAATAAAGGAAGGCAGAGCTCATGGACCTCTGACGTCTATTCAAGCGGGAGTGAGCACACACGTggtgggaggggcaggggagCTCATTAGAGTGGATAAAATATGCAGTCACCCATTAGATAGAATTAGATAGAATGCTCAACTCCGTACTGTTTCCTTGAGAAAAGGTCTTGGCAAGAACTGACAATGGCTGTTGCTCAATGCTGCAAATCCATCATGGGATCAGTAAATGATCTGTGAATGACTGGCCGGTCAGCATGAGGAGCAGGTAGTGATAGTAGCGTTCAGTTATTCATTATTTTCCCTCTCATTTTAAAGAAAGGGAATGGTCAAGCTGGGAGTGTAGGAGGTGGCAAGTTTCTCCTGGTCCTTCACAGAAGTACATGGGAGGAATCAGCGTTCAGACAATTCTACCTGTCACTTAGCCTGGagcctagtgtgtgtgtgtgtgtgtgtgtgtgtgtgtgtgtgtgtgtgtgtgtgtgtttattaagtGACTCTTTTATTGTTATATAATACATGTATCTTAAACATTAGCACAATATTCATCTAAAGTACATGATTAAGCAAGGCAAGGTGTGGCACATCTTTAGTCCTAGCACCCGGGAATTAGAAGTCGAAGGATATGGAGTTCAAGATTATCATTGGCTaaatagcaagttcaaggatagcctgcaTGACATGAGACGtctcaaagtaaaacaaaataagctggctgtggtggcccctgtctttaatcccagaattcagtaGGCAGACtatgggatcaaaggcatgtatcACTACACCTGGCTCAGTTCTGTATATTCCACATAAATGATGTCAGAGAACATGCCACATTTTGCATCAGGCTTCCTTCATGgaacataatattttttatattcatcTATATTGTGGCTTGTATTAATGCCTTATTTCTTTACATCAGAGTTCCTTCTCACATTcaaatgctgtttatttatttctctttttatggTACTTCCaactaattttaaatgaatttgggATGTTTTAACATAATTTAATTGCTTACAGATTAATCTTTAAATATAATATgtctctttattttatattttatttgtttttattctttctttgttttcttttttagagtgATTTAGTGCATGCCTaacatgtgcaaggtcctgggtatgatctccagacacacacacacacacacacacacacacacacacacacacactcacacacactcacacttctaTGGAATCTTTCTTTGATGAGCCTCTCAAAACCAACCTAGAAAAGGCACTCCCTCAATGCAAGTGTTTTTCTGAATCTCTTTGTCTAGAGATGGACTGCTCCCTTGTCAAATTCTGTGATGAGGAGAGTGGAGCAAAACAGCCCCAGAGTAAAAGCAATCTCGTGTTCTTAAAGAACAGCTCAAAAGTGAATATTTCCAACAGACTCTACCACTGTTTCTCCTGATataaaaacaccagcaatttgcTAGGCTTGAGGGCACACagtttaatcctagcattccagaggcagtggcaggaggatttctatgtatttgaggccagcctggcttacagagtgagttccaggaaagccagggttaTGAaatgagattttgtctcaaaaacaaaaaataaataaatccatgcAAAGCTAAGGAGACATTCAGCATGGGGACGCTCATCCTGGGGAAAAAACCTCAGTCAGAAACTCCTGCCCCTGCCTTGCCTTCCCGGTCAGTATCTCTTAGGTGTGGTGAACACCTGATTTCATAGTGGTTGTTCTTTCCCAAAGAAATTTCACCTGAGGAGACACTGCTCTGTCTGGGACCCTCCCCAGTGGAAATACACCCTGGCTACATTGTGAAGGGGTTCCCCTAGTCCATTTCTGCTGGATGTTTTCAGATCCCaatttgatattttgatatttcTCAACTCTTGCCAATTTTTTTAACTTTGGCTTACACTATCTTTAACTTGCTcattcaaaaggcaaagagaggtTTACAAAATCTTGCAAAAGAGGCGTCTATAGATTTTTCCTGTCTGCCACTTTAACTTTCTCAATTTGCACTAAATTACCTCTATTTAAAACAAGCTGCAATGTGGCAAACACCTTTGGTTTAGGGAGTAACATATTCCTTCACTAAATATGGTCTGGGATATGCCACGGTCTggaatgctttcctttatgaatATGTATAGGTTCTCCCAAATAATATTCCCACTCTTCCTTTACTGCAGAAGTATTCATAAATAAGTAAAGATCTCCTGAGGATGGACCATGGGTTGACGTTGTTGTGGAGCCTGAAAATGGAGGTGTAGTGTCTGATGAGCAAAAAGGGGCAGAATGTTGGGAAGCATGCAGCCATGGCTACACCTGCATTAGACAGCCACGAATTGGTTCCCTCAAGGACAGACAGGAAAGATGTAAAGACAACAGAGGTTGTGTAGAAAAGCACAAAGCTGCTCACTAGGGTTAGGATGCTTTGAGTGGCTCTGATCTCAGGGGatgacctaggagacagggaTCTGTGGATGTGTGAGACCCTCTGCTTGTGTTTGAGCAACATAAATACCATGTAGCCACTGGCCCACATCATCAGTCCCAAAAACATGACATCATTGGATGTCAATAATATTGCAGTAAGTATGTCAGTTGGACGCCCATTCACAACAGCATAGAATTCATAAAATTTTATCCCAATAACATTTCTCCTACTCCTTATTTCAGTTATGTACACTGGAATAAAGGCATATATCAACATCTGGAGGGCCCAGCACAGGCCTAGGGAAGGACCAATGATACCGGGGGCTCTGATCTTCAGCTGTGCCCACTTGGAATTACTGGGACTTATGGTGATGGCCTGAAAGACACTCAGAAGGGATGTAGAGCCAAGGGATACTCCTCTGCCAACTCGATGAAAATATAAGACAAGTTTACATGAAACATAATCTAGATAGTAAGTCTGAAGAAAAGCAGCAATGGTCTGTGGGATTCCTTTGAAGAGAACAATGAAGTTGGCCCAGGTCAGGTGT includes:
- the LOC131902362 gene encoding vomeronasal type-1 receptor 4-like, coding for MTSRHLAVGIFFLSQTALGMLGNSALLCCFIIADFSGIRAKPTDLIVKHLTWANFIVLFKGIPQTIAAFLQTYYLDYVSCKLVLYFHRVGRGVSLGSTSLLSVFQAITISPSNSKWAQLKIRAPGIIGPSLGLCWALQMLIYAFIPVYITEIRSRRNVIGIKFYEFYAVVNGRPTDILTAILLTSNDVMFLGLMMWASGYMVFMLLKHKQRVSHIHRSLSPRSSPEIRATQSILTLVSSFVLFYTTSVVFTSFLSVLEGTNSWLSNAGVAMAACFPTFCPFLLIRHYTSIFRLHNNVNPWSILRRSLLIYEYFCSKGRVGILFGRTYTYS